Proteins from a single region of Chloroflexota bacterium:
- a CDS encoding NAD(P)/FAD-dependent oxidoreductase, whose amino-acid sequence MKIAIVGAGITGLTLAYLLRKRGHAVEVFEAGGAPGGELATVEVGGEPIERFYHHLFTHDRFMIGLCEELGIADRLDWHEPLMGFYAGGRVHPFTSPLDLLRFGHLSLPARVRLGFGTVLLQRRRSYAAFEDRTAAEVMPRYTGREAFEKIFRPLLEAKFERHWEGVSMAWMWARLMSRARTRTPDKRRERLGYFRGGFRVVVDALARTITERGAALHLRSPVQEVTIGSPGAPALRVGGQAVDADAVVATVGLPIIRRILPEERRDFTNSLAATNYVGACVVLMEIERQLSEYYWTNIGDRSLPFAGLIEHTNMVERERYGGQRLLYVSNYLPPEHEFFHIDDDALIDRFVEPIQRVFPRFAREQIGRSWISRDPVAQPVIAAGYQRRKPAYRSPIPGFYICNTSQIYPEDRGTNYNVRIARECLEVLDGDASELTRRQP is encoded by the coding sequence GTGAAGATTGCCATCGTCGGAGCCGGCATCACCGGGCTCACCCTGGCCTACCTGCTCCGAAAACGCGGGCATGCGGTGGAGGTGTTCGAAGCCGGCGGCGCGCCCGGCGGTGAGCTGGCGACGGTCGAGGTCGGCGGTGAGCCCATCGAGCGCTTCTATCACCACCTGTTCACCCACGACCGGTTCATGATCGGGCTGTGCGAGGAGCTCGGCATTGCGGATCGGCTGGATTGGCACGAACCGCTGATGGGCTTCTACGCGGGCGGGCGGGTGCATCCCTTCACCTCACCGCTCGATCTGCTGCGCTTTGGACACTTGTCGCTGCCGGCCCGCGTACGGCTCGGCTTTGGAACCGTCCTCCTGCAGCGCCGCCGCAGCTACGCCGCGTTCGAGGACCGGACGGCAGCCGAGGTGATGCCGCGCTACACCGGGCGCGAAGCCTTCGAGAAAATATTCCGACCGCTCCTGGAGGCCAAGTTCGAGCGTCACTGGGAAGGCGTGTCCATGGCCTGGATGTGGGCCCGGCTGATGTCGCGCGCCCGCACCCGCACGCCCGATAAGCGGCGCGAGCGCCTGGGCTACTTTCGCGGCGGATTCCGCGTGGTGGTGGATGCGTTGGCGCGCACGATCACCGAACGCGGGGCGGCGCTGCATCTGCGCTCGCCGGTCCAGGAGGTCACCATTGGATCGCCCGGGGCGCCCGCGCTGCGCGTCGGCGGGCAGGCGGTCGACGCCGACGCCGTGGTGGCGACCGTGGGCCTGCCGATCATCCGGCGCATCCTGCCCGAGGAGCGGCGCGACTTCACCAACTCCCTGGCGGCCACGAACTACGTCGGCGCCTGCGTGGTGCTGATGGAGATAGAGCGCCAGCTTTCGGAGTACTACTGGACCAACATCGGCGACCGCAGCCTTCCCTTCGCCGGGCTGATCGAGCACACCAACATGGTCGAGCGCGAGCGCTACGGCGGCCAGCGGCTGCTCTACGTCAGCAACTACCTGCCGCCCGAGCACGAGTTTTTTCACATCGACGACGACGCCCTGATCGACCGGTTCGTCGAGCCGATTCAACGAGTCTTCCCGCGCTTCGCCCGCGAGCAGATCGGGCGCTCCTGGATCTCGCGTGATCCCGTGGCGCAGCCGGTGATCGCCGCCGGCTACCAGCGACGCAAACCGGCCTATCGCTCACCCATCCCCGGCTTCTACATCTGCAACACGTCGCAGATCTATCCCGAGGACCGGGGCACCAACTACAACGTGCGCATCGCCCGCGAGTGCCTGGAGGTACTCGACGGCGACGCGTCCGAGCTGACGCGCCGCCAGCCCTAG
- a CDS encoding 2-phosphosulfolactate phosphatase encodes MSSPASTAARLRVALLPEVIEPDPVDVCAVVDVIRASTTLVELAGSGDPEVWLAADHAAARAAAPRLGSGVLLGGEEGGLRPEGYNFGNSPREVAAGEYAGRRAVFVTTNGTNALRRWSAARKTFVGALRNRDAIARRLLEEAGAGGSMTVVCAGKEGTLALDDVYTAGAIVARILELQPEVELDETAIVALRVAQAQPDAGAALAESQSAQALAGVGLVEDVPYCAVLDASSAVPELGGEGRLRLLEDG; translated from the coding sequence ATGAGTAGCCCCGCCTCCACCGCGGCGCGGCTGCGCGTGGCATTGCTGCCGGAGGTCATCGAGCCCGATCCGGTCGACGTGTGCGCGGTGGTCGACGTGATTCGCGCCTCCACCACGCTCGTCGAGCTGGCCGGGTCCGGCGATCCCGAGGTCTGGCTGGCAGCCGATCATGCGGCGGCCCGCGCGGCGGCGCCACGCTTGGGGTCCGGCGTGCTGCTCGGTGGCGAAGAGGGCGGACTTCGGCCCGAGGGCTACAACTTCGGCAACTCGCCGCGAGAAGTGGCCGCTGGCGAATACGCGGGCCGGCGAGCGGTCTTCGTCACCACCAACGGCACCAATGCCCTGCGGCGCTGGTCGGCGGCGCGAAAGACATTCGTGGGCGCGCTGCGCAACCGAGACGCCATTGCGCGACGCCTGTTGGAAGAAGCGGGAGCGGGCGGATCAATGACGGTGGTGTGCGCCGGCAAGGAAGGGACGCTGGCGCTGGACGATGTCTACACGGCGGGGGCCATCGTGGCGCGCATCCTCGAACTTCAGCCGGAGGTCGAGCTCGACGAGACGGCGATCGTGGCGCTGCGGGTGGCGCAGGCGCAGCCGGACGCGGGGGCGGCGCTGGCGGAGTCCCAGAGCGCGCAGGCGCTGGCCGGCGTGGGATTGGTAGAGGATGTCCCCTATTGCGCGGTGCTGGACGCTTCGTCGGCGGTGCCGGAGTTGGGTGGCGAGGGTCGCCTGCGGCTGCTGGAGGATGGGTGA
- a CDS encoding LppX_LprAFG lipoprotein, producing the protein MAQGGLSLLIIGCLAVAVFACGESESEEPPTPEAAPAQAAAATAAPEPTAAPTPTPAPTPTPTPTPAPTPTPTPTPLTEADVLQRAGAVMSAAKTFDFSLTHEVGTSEFLPGLAVEEVKGQLEIPDKLSVEFSGLFGDIPIQVELIKVGDLHYITNPLTGVWEEVPAANSPVGFFRPEEGIAEIMSSIAATFDGPEGDVFSLSGTLPASAFAALIGDTLEDAVVDVNIEIDADSFHLTKIRFAGQVSPLDDPSVVRIVELSRFDESVSIEAPDTGS; encoded by the coding sequence ATGGCCCAGGGCGGCCTGTCGCTGCTGATCATCGGCTGTTTGGCGGTTGCCGTGTTCGCCTGCGGCGAATCCGAGTCGGAGGAGCCGCCTACCCCGGAGGCCGCACCCGCCCAAGCGGCTGCAGCTACCGCCGCCCCTGAACCGACCGCAGCGCCCACCCCAACTCCTGCTCCGACCCCAACCCCAACGCCGACCCCCGCCCCGACGCCGACGCCTACGCCGACGCCGCTAACCGAGGCTGACGTCCTCCAGCGCGCCGGCGCCGTAATGAGCGCCGCCAAGACGTTTGATTTCTCGCTGACGCATGAGGTGGGCACCAGTGAGTTCCTGCCCGGCCTGGCGGTCGAGGAGGTGAAGGGCCAACTCGAGATACCCGACAAGCTGAGCGTGGAATTCTCCGGCCTGTTTGGCGATATCCCAATCCAGGTCGAGCTCATCAAGGTCGGCGACCTGCACTACATCACCAACCCGCTCACGGGAGTGTGGGAAGAGGTCCCGGCGGCGAACTCTCCCGTCGGCTTCTTCAGACCCGAGGAGGGGATAGCCGAGATCATGTCGTCGATCGCGGCGACCTTCGACGGTCCGGAGGGCGATGTCTTCAGTCTCTCGGGGACGCTGCCCGCCAGCGCCTTCGCGGCGCTGATCGGGGACACCCTGGAGGACGCCGTCGTTGACGTGAACATCGAGATTGACGCGGACAGCTTCCATTTGACCAAGATCCGGTTCGCCGGTCAGGTCAGCCCGCTCGACGACCCCAGCGTCGTGCGGATTGTCGAACTGTCCCGGTTCGACGAGTCCGTCTCGATCGAGGCCCCCGACACCGGTTCCTAA
- a CDS encoding MFS transporter — protein MFRVSPYIALIPVCLGVFVAADDQTVMVTVLPDIMFDFRIPPIELDYASWTITAYLLGYVAAMPLIGSMSDAFGHRRMFAIATVFFMICSVVAALSPSLPFLIGIRVFQAVGAGAMLPIAIAVVGDLFPRGSRGIALGIVGGSAEAGGVIGPLWGGLVARFLDWPWVFWMNLPLGALVLIALFLLLGPSPRFKSSLDYVGGFFIAVALASLTLALSRIDRLDLGMLGLLALTAVALIAFIYRQRTAAVTLLPNSMFRSRTVVMANVAHLMVGVSLIIGMVTIPIMTTYLIGHSPLEGGLRLMRMTVAMPVGAVIGGLACQRIDYRIPSVIGLILVAIGYAFMTTWDLSVADPQLTIHLALAGLGFGFLIAPIALGATEPVGHGDRGSAAAAVTSMRLVGMTLGLAAITAWGSQRFSLLVAGIPMPVPQEGEAIEVSRQRVAEFQETLTNIGMDVFVTFFAVAAVVAALGILPAIFMTWNRARSREMEDAGAGTPEPEAPRHPQTA, from the coding sequence GTGTTCCGCGTCTCCCCCTATATCGCGCTCATCCCCGTCTGTCTAGGCGTATTCGTCGCCGCCGACGACCAGACGGTGATGGTCACGGTGCTGCCGGACATCATGTTCGACTTTCGGATTCCGCCGATCGAGCTGGACTACGCGTCCTGGACCATCACCGCCTACCTCCTCGGATACGTGGCCGCCATGCCGTTGATCGGCAGCATGTCGGACGCCTTCGGCCACCGCCGCATGTTCGCCATCGCCACGGTGTTTTTCATGATCTGCTCGGTGGTGGCCGCCCTTTCGCCCAGCCTGCCTTTCCTGATCGGCATCAGGGTCTTCCAGGCCGTAGGCGCCGGCGCGATGCTGCCGATCGCGATCGCAGTCGTCGGCGACCTGTTTCCCCGGGGCAGCCGCGGCATCGCGCTGGGTATCGTCGGCGGCTCGGCGGAGGCGGGCGGCGTCATCGGTCCGCTCTGGGGCGGCCTGGTCGCGCGCTTCCTCGACTGGCCCTGGGTGTTCTGGATGAACCTGCCGCTCGGCGCGCTCGTCCTGATCGCCCTCTTTCTGCTGCTTGGCCCGAGCCCGAGGTTCAAGTCCTCGTTGGACTACGTCGGCGGGTTTTTCATCGCCGTCGCCCTGGCGTCCCTGACGCTCGCGCTCTCTCGCATCGATCGGCTGGACCTGGGGATGCTCGGGCTCCTGGCGCTCACAGCCGTGGCCCTGATCGCCTTCATCTACCGCCAGCGGACGGCAGCGGTGACGCTGCTTCCCAACTCGATGTTCCGCAGCCGCACGGTCGTGATGGCCAACGTCGCCCATTTGATGGTCGGCGTGTCGCTAATCATTGGCATGGTCACCATTCCCATCATGACCACCTATCTGATCGGCCACTCGCCGCTCGAAGGCGGACTCCGGCTCATGCGCATGACCGTGGCGATGCCGGTCGGGGCCGTGATCGGCGGACTCGCCTGCCAACGCATCGACTACCGCATCCCGAGCGTGATCGGCCTGATCCTGGTGGCAATCGGCTACGCCTTCATGACCACCTGGGACCTGAGCGTGGCCGACCCCCAGCTCACGATCCATCTGGCGCTCGCCGGACTGGGTTTCGGCTTCCTCATTGCTCCCATAGCCCTGGGCGCCACCGAGCCCGTCGGCCACGGCGACCGCGGCTCCGCCGCCGCCGCGGTAACGTCGATGCGGCTGGTGGGCATGACGCTCGGCCTGGCGGCGATCACGGCCTGGGGGTCCCAGCGGTTTTCGCTGCTGGTGGCCGGCATCCCCATGCCCGTGCCGCAGGAAGGCGAGGCGATCGAAGTCTCGCGCCAACGGGTTGCCGAGTTCCAAGAGACCCTCACCAACATCGGCATGGACGTGTTCGTCACGTTCTTCGCCGTCGCGGCCGTCGTCGCCGCCCTGGGCATCCTCCCCGCCATCTTCATGACCTGGAACCGCGCCCGCAGCCGCGAGATGGAGGATGCGGGCGCAGGCACCCCGGAGCCGGAGGCCCCGCGCCACCCCCAGACCGCGTGA
- a CDS encoding zinc-dependent metalloprotease — MAGLAVAGGVALAGRGQRTTLVNWSLTRRMALRLADAQGEPASAPELTAAYTDLVARSYAAVSDYTQAPMPPTMDSVQVLRRGDWIGANLDNFRRILRPVIEAYDHAQAGGGVGSRVLGVTTQAGVSTQLGVLLGFLGRRVLGQYDIPLLDPEPGPAAIYFVDANLRAVAARAGVPVDDLRLWVTLHEVTHAFQFHAGNPPWLHGYMSGLLEDYLEEAVVTLGQHGELRARLSAAVQEFQRGGLRQSGWLRLALSPRQVRTIEQIQALMTVVEGYSNHVMHATGARLIPGYTHLARRMKARERSQATWVRLLTRALGLDMKLEQYRIGEAFVDAVVRQRGMAFVNRLWEGPEHLPTLAETQDPAAWMARVEPEGPADAASASDPHPNPLPSQGEGTGP, encoded by the coding sequence GTGGCTGGGTTGGCTGTCGCCGGCGGCGTGGCTCTGGCGGGGCGCGGGCAGCGAACCACGCTGGTCAATTGGTCGCTCACGCGGCGCATGGCGCTGCGGCTGGCGGACGCCCAGGGTGAGCCGGCGTCGGCCCCCGAGCTCACCGCCGCCTACACGGACCTCGTCGCCCGCAGCTATGCCGCCGTAAGCGACTACACCCAGGCGCCGATGCCGCCAACGATGGATTCCGTGCAGGTGCTGCGGCGCGGGGATTGGATCGGCGCCAACTTGGACAACTTCAGGCGCATCCTGCGACCGGTCATCGAGGCCTACGACCACGCCCAGGCCGGCGGCGGCGTGGGCTCACGAGTGCTGGGCGTGACCACGCAGGCCGGCGTCTCCACGCAACTGGGGGTGCTCCTGGGGTTCCTGGGCCGTCGAGTCTTGGGCCAATACGACATTCCGCTGCTCGACCCCGAGCCCGGCCCCGCCGCGATCTACTTCGTGGACGCCAACTTGCGAGCCGTGGCCGCCCGCGCGGGCGTACCGGTCGACGACCTGCGGCTGTGGGTCACGCTGCATGAGGTCACGCACGCCTTTCAGTTTCATGCCGGGAATCCGCCCTGGCTGCACGGATACATGTCCGGCCTGCTCGAGGACTACCTGGAAGAAGCCGTGGTGACGCTGGGGCAGCACGGTGAGCTGCGGGCGCGGCTCAGTGCGGCGGTTCAAGAATTCCAGCGCGGCGGGCTGCGCCAATCCGGCTGGCTGCGCCTGGCGCTGTCGCCGCGGCAGGTGCGCACCATCGAGCAGATTCAGGCCCTGATGACCGTCGTCGAGGGCTACAGCAACCACGTGATGCACGCCACCGGCGCCCGCCTCATACCGGGCTATACCCACCTGGCCCGGCGCATGAAGGCCCGCGAACGCTCGCAGGCCACCTGGGTGCGGCTGCTCACGCGGGCGCTCGGGCTCGACATGAAGCTGGAGCAATACCGCATCGGCGAGGCGTTCGTGGACGCGGTGGTGAGGCAGCGAGGCATGGCCTTTGTCAACCGGCTGTGGGAAGGTCCGGAGCACCTGCCGACGCTGGCCGAGACGCAGGACCCCGCCGCCTGGATGGCCCGCGTGGAGCCGGAGGGCCCGGCGGACGCGGCCAGCGCAAGCGACCCTCACCCTAACCCTCTCCCATCCCAGGGAGAGGGAACCGGACCGTGA
- a CDS encoding nitrite/sulfite reductase, which translates to MAVTHSTDTPGRVIPISDEEFEDFDTEATAFLRGERDPDLFTGFRLKQGVYGQRQADVQMIRVKLPFGGVSADQLDAFAEVAERFAPLKKGHITTRENVQYHHVPLPLAAMAIRVLGDAGLSSREACGNTVRNVTGDPWGGICNDEVYDATPYAGAFVRYFVRHPLTQLLPRKFKVAFTGSETDRVVTDIHDLGFISQVRHENGKEVRGFRMVTGGGLSIMAKRAFVLYDFVPLTEYLRVSEAVLRIFERSDDLRRNRAKARIKFLVHRVGIDAFREMVEEELKGDWAKRDYPLDGLVYLDDEAAEAPALNGHVPTVAEADRDMFERFMRSNVQAQIQEGYAAVEVKVTRGDLSPEQFRGLATILRTYGSGRARTTPWQNIVLRWIPQNRVYDVWRELYAMDLGNPGALEITDVVSCPGTDSCKLGITSSMGLNRAVQGKIEEMNIQDPLTRQILVNMSGCPNSCGMHHVGNIGFHGAAIKSGDRQVPAYHVFVGGNRRAGEPMKLGTLLRTRLPAKRVPVAVERLILDYEDNREEDDEPFNDYVDRLGKVYFNDLLKDLALPPEFTDENREHFVDWDRDRLYVLERGEGECAV; encoded by the coding sequence ATGGCAGTCACGCATTCGACCGACACGCCTGGGCGCGTCATTCCCATCAGCGACGAAGAGTTCGAGGACTTCGACACCGAGGCCACGGCCTTCCTGCGCGGTGAGCGCGATCCGGACCTGTTCACCGGCTTTCGGTTGAAGCAGGGGGTCTACGGGCAGCGCCAGGCCGACGTGCAGATGATCCGGGTCAAGCTGCCGTTCGGCGGCGTTTCCGCCGATCAGCTCGACGCCTTCGCCGAAGTGGCCGAGCGGTTCGCCCCGCTCAAAAAGGGCCACATCACCACACGCGAGAACGTGCAGTATCACCACGTGCCCCTGCCGCTGGCGGCCATGGCGATCCGCGTGCTGGGCGACGCCGGCCTGTCATCCCGCGAGGCTTGCGGCAACACCGTGCGCAACGTCACCGGCGACCCGTGGGGCGGCATCTGCAACGACGAGGTCTACGACGCCACGCCCTACGCCGGGGCCTTCGTGCGCTACTTCGTGCGCCACCCGCTCACCCAGCTTCTGCCGCGAAAGTTCAAGGTGGCGTTCACCGGCTCCGAGACCGACCGCGTCGTCACCGACATCCACGACCTGGGCTTCATCTCGCAGGTTCGGCACGAAAACGGCAAAGAAGTCCGCGGTTTCCGCATGGTCACCGGCGGTGGACTCTCCATCATGGCCAAGCGCGCGTTCGTGCTCTACGACTTCGTGCCGCTGACGGAGTACCTCCGCGTCTCCGAGGCCGTGCTGCGCATCTTCGAGCGCTCCGACGACCTGCGCCGCAACCGCGCCAAGGCCCGCATCAAGTTCCTGGTCCATCGCGTCGGCATCGACGCGTTCCGTGAGATGGTCGAGGAAGAGTTGAAGGGCGACTGGGCCAAGCGCGACTACCCGCTCGACGGTCTGGTGTACCTGGACGACGAGGCCGCCGAGGCGCCGGCGCTGAATGGCCATGTGCCGACGGTTGCCGAGGCCGACCGCGACATGTTCGAGCGGTTCATGCGCTCCAACGTGCAGGCGCAGATTCAAGAGGGCTACGCCGCCGTCGAGGTCAAGGTCACCCGCGGCGACCTCTCGCCGGAGCAGTTCCGCGGCCTGGCCACCATCCTGCGCACCTACGGCTCCGGGCGCGCGCGCACCACTCCGTGGCAGAACATCGTGCTGCGCTGGATTCCGCAGAACCGCGTCTACGACGTGTGGCGCGAGCTCTACGCGATGGACCTGGGCAACCCCGGCGCGCTCGAGATCACCGATGTCGTCAGCTGCCCCGGCACCGACAGCTGCAAGCTGGGCATCACTTCGTCCATGGGCCTCAATCGCGCCGTGCAGGGCAAGATCGAGGAGATGAACATCCAGGACCCGCTCACGCGGCAGATCCTGGTCAACATGAGCGGCTGCCCCAACTCCTGCGGCATGCACCACGTGGGCAACATCGGCTTCCATGGAGCGGCCATCAAGAGCGGCGACCGGCAGGTGCCGGCCTATCACGTCTTCGTCGGCGGCAACCGGCGCGCCGGCGAGCCCATGAAGCTCGGCACGCTGCTGCGCACTCGGCTCCCGGCCAAGCGCGTGCCGGTGGCCGTCGAGCGGCTGATCCTGGACTACGAAGATAACCGCGAGGAGGACGACGAGCCGTTCAACGATTACGTCGACCGCCTGGGCAAGGTCTATTTCAACGACCTGCTCAAGGACCTGGCGCTGCCGCCCGAATTCACCGACGAGAACCGGGAGCACTTCGTGGACTGGGACCGCGACCGCCTCTACGTGCTGGAGCGCGGCGAAGGCGAGTGCGCGGTCTAG
- a CDS encoding NYN domain-containing protein encodes MADRVKIYIDGQNVYNCARVAFFPHRHDRHFTDGQFDPMALGRLLASRDTRGFARDVDEVRVYTGRPDSAKDPRTYAAHMKQCARWTADGCTVIHRPLRYPFDHPRVPAQEKGIDVQLSIDVVAGAIDRDYDIAVVFSTDTDLRPAIEFVANRFTGLPRIELAAWSSPTSVRRIPVSGDRAVWCHHLDHFDYEEVADATDYTK; translated from the coding sequence ATGGCCGACCGCGTCAAGATCTATATCGACGGGCAGAACGTCTATAACTGCGCCCGCGTCGCGTTCTTTCCGCACAGGCACGACCGCCACTTTACGGACGGCCAATTCGATCCGATGGCGCTCGGTCGCCTCTTGGCATCACGCGATACGCGCGGCTTCGCCCGCGACGTGGACGAGGTACGCGTCTACACCGGCCGACCAGATTCGGCGAAGGATCCAAGGACCTACGCAGCGCACATGAAGCAGTGCGCACGCTGGACGGCCGACGGCTGCACCGTCATCCACCGACCACTCCGCTACCCGTTTGACCATCCCCGCGTCCCGGCGCAAGAAAAGGGCATTGACGTGCAATTGAGCATCGATGTCGTGGCAGGAGCGATTGACCGCGACTACGACATTGCCGTGGTTTTCTCGACAGACACTGATTTGCGACCGGCGATTGAGTTTGTCGCCAACCGGTTTACTGGTCTTCCGCGCATCGAGCTGGCGGCGTGGAGTAGCCCAACAAGCGTCCGGCGCATTCCGGTGAGCGGAGATCGAGCCGTGTGGTGCCACCATCTGGATCACTTCGACTACGAGGAAGTAGCCGATGCGACGGACTACACCAAGTGA
- a CDS encoding phosphoadenylyl-sulfate reductase, which translates to MALAAQAVADIELPDSQPTVDSAEIEAAAQRLESAAPEDILRWTVERFGPDVAVSCSFGGPSGIVLVDMLARLALLDQVDVYVVDTGLLFQETHALRAEVERRYGFTATVFAPALNLDEQAAAYGDALWTRDPNACCAMRRVAPNREALSRRGAWVAGLRRDQSPTRANTPVVAWNDRHDLVKVAPLANWNEAMIWDYVRRYDIPVNALHAQGYPSLGCTPCTTPARNGEDLRAGRWRGSDKTECGLHWQI; encoded by the coding sequence ATGGCGCTGGCCGCCCAGGCCGTGGCAGACATCGAATTGCCGGATTCCCAACCGACGGTCGATTCGGCTGAGATCGAGGCTGCGGCACAACGCCTCGAGTCGGCGGCGCCCGAGGACATTCTCCGCTGGACCGTCGAGCGCTTCGGTCCCGACGTGGCGGTCTCGTGCTCGTTCGGCGGGCCGAGCGGCATCGTGCTGGTGGACATGCTGGCCCGGTTGGCGCTGCTCGACCAGGTCGACGTGTACGTCGTCGATACGGGGCTGCTGTTCCAAGAAACCCACGCGCTGCGCGCCGAGGTCGAGCGCCGCTATGGCTTCACCGCCACGGTGTTCGCGCCGGCCCTGAACCTGGATGAGCAGGCGGCGGCCTACGGCGACGCGCTCTGGACGCGCGACCCGAACGCCTGCTGCGCCATGCGCCGCGTGGCGCCCAATCGAGAGGCGCTCAGCCGGCGGGGCGCCTGGGTCGCCGGGCTCCGCCGCGACCAGTCGCCCACCCGCGCAAACACGCCGGTGGTGGCCTGGAACGACCGTCACGACCTCGTCAAGGTCGCGCCGCTGGCGAACTGGAACGAAGCCATGATCTGGGACTACGTACGCCGCTACGACATTCCCGTCAACGCCCTCCACGCCCAGGGCTACCCCAGCCTTGGCTGCACCCCGTGCACCACCCCGGCCCGCAATGGCGAAGACCTCCGGGCCGGTCGCTGGCGCGGCTCCGACAAGACCGAGTGCGGTCTGCACTGGCAAATCTGA
- the cysC gene encoding adenylyl-sulfate kinase has translation MNHDGVTIWFTGLSGAGKTTLADLLAPELEARGHRVEKLDGDVIRTHLSKGLGFSKEDRDTNIRRIGWVSAMGTRLGGTMIVSAISPYRDLRREVRAMTTAFFEVYVQCPLDELVRRDPKGLYKKALAGEIANFTGVSDPYEEPEQPEVVVNTAGESPQASLEKILNALERHGYLVGSKEPLAPVAAGVAR, from the coding sequence ATGAATCACGACGGCGTCACCATTTGGTTCACCGGCCTCTCGGGCGCCGGCAAGACCACCCTGGCCGACCTATTGGCGCCTGAGCTGGAAGCCCGCGGACATCGCGTCGAGAAGCTCGACGGCGACGTGATCCGCACCCACCTGAGCAAGGGACTGGGGTTCTCCAAGGAGGACCGCGACACCAACATCCGGCGCATCGGCTGGGTGTCGGCCATGGGCACCCGCCTGGGCGGCACCATGATCGTCTCCGCCATCTCGCCGTACCGCGACCTGCGCCGCGAAGTCCGCGCCATGACAACTGCGTTCTTTGAGGTCTACGTCCAGTGCCCGCTCGATGAGCTGGTGCGCCGCGATCCCAAGGGGCTCTACAAGAAGGCGCTGGCCGGCGAGATCGCCAACTTCACCGGCGTCTCGGACCCCTACGAGGAGCCGGAGCAGCCCGAGGTGGTGGTGAACACCGCGGGCGAATCGCCGCAAGCGTCGCTGGAGAAGATTTTGAACGCGCTGGAGAGGCACGGATATCTCGTCGGAAGCAAGGAGCCGCTGGCGCCGGTGGCTGCTGGGGTTGCCCGATGA